Proteins from a genomic interval of Bacteroidia bacterium:
- a CDS encoding flavin reductase family protein, translating into EALFQVAKPGQNKGMGIDQLPSAIRNSEILSGNDLGKLGGISALPTKEELQAMAEDPNVQALVEDLDSPEQLSALHKLAKTYIEAGEVEKAFQLLMLRA; encoded by the coding sequence GAGAAGCTCTCTTTCAAGTTGCCAAGCCAGGCCAGAATAAAGGAATGGGCATTGATCAATTGCCTTCTGCTATTCGAAATAGTGAGATTCTGAGTGGAAATGATCTGGGGAAATTGGGAGGCATTTCTGCTTTACCGACTAAAGAGGAGTTGCAGGCCATGGCAGAAGATCCGAATGTTCAGGCCCTGGTCGAGGATTTAGATTCTCCAGAACAGCTAAGTGCCCTTCATAAACTGGCAAAAACTTATATTGAAGCAGGAGAAGTCGAAAAAGCATTTCAACTGCTGATGCTCCGCGCATAA